In the genome of Croceimicrobium hydrocarbonivorans, one region contains:
- the ctlX gene encoding citrulline utilization hydrolase CtlX, with amino-acid sequence MHFNFNQAQDGFGNKLSAQQSTSQILMIRPARFGFNSETADSNSFQENSGEEASAIQNRALAEFDAMVEKLRSKGVKILVADDTDLPIKPDAIFPNNWVSFHGRGVMVLHPMKARNRRWERRPVLVRTLKCGFQVKTILDLSESESRGEFLEGTGSLVLDRIHHIAYAALSPRTHMSALKDFCDHLEYELHAFHTLDFKGQEIYHTNVILTLGTDFAVICAEAISDEEERNSVLKTLQQSGKDLILISPEQVQNYCGNMLEVRSEEGRAFLVVSETALKAFDSSQIRQLEKYVELIPVSINTIEKVGGGSARCMMAEIF; translated from the coding sequence ATGCATTTCAATTTTAATCAGGCCCAAGATGGGTTTGGAAATAAGTTGAGTGCCCAACAAAGCACCTCCCAAATTCTAATGATCCGTCCGGCTCGTTTTGGATTCAATTCTGAAACGGCAGACAGCAATAGTTTTCAAGAAAACTCAGGAGAAGAAGCATCCGCCATTCAAAATCGAGCTTTGGCCGAATTTGATGCCATGGTGGAAAAGTTACGTTCTAAAGGAGTAAAGATTTTGGTAGCAGATGATACGGATTTGCCTATAAAACCCGATGCCATTTTCCCCAATAATTGGGTTTCTTTTCACGGCAGGGGCGTGATGGTTTTGCATCCCATGAAGGCTCGCAATCGCCGCTGGGAGAGACGTCCCGTTTTGGTACGCACCTTAAAATGTGGTTTTCAGGTTAAAACCATTTTGGATTTAAGTGAGTCGGAAAGCCGCGGAGAATTCCTCGAAGGAACCGGCAGCTTGGTTTTGGATCGCATTCACCATATAGCTTATGCGGCCTTATCGCCTCGTACGCATATGAGTGCATTAAAGGACTTTTGCGATCACTTGGAATATGAGCTCCATGCTTTTCATACCCTCGATTTTAAGGGGCAGGAAATTTATCATACCAATGTGATTCTAACTTTGGGAACCGACTTTGCCGTGATTTGTGCAGAGGCGATATCGGATGAAGAAGAACGAAATTCTGTGCTTAAAACTTTGCAGCAAAGTGGAAAGGACTTAATATTGATTAGTCCTGAGCAGGTGCAGAATTATTGCGGCAATATGCTGGAAGTGCGCAGTGAAGAAGGTCGGGCTTTCCTGGTAGTTTCCGAAACTGCCTTAAAGGCTTTTGATTCTTCACAAATCAGGCAACTGGAAAAGTATGTTGAACTCATTCCGGTTAGCATCAATACCATCGAGAAGGTGGGAGGGGGGAGCGCCCGTTGCATGATGGCCGAGATTTTTTAA
- a CDS encoding putative quinol monooxygenase, whose product MSQFVLHGSLRAQDSKAQELAKTLIQASELVGALKACRLYAVSQAAEGGNEVWVTEIWDSKADHQASLQMPEVLALISQAMPLLDGAPQGGQVLDLLGGYIPASSKS is encoded by the coding sequence ATGTCCCAATTTGTATTGCATGGCTCTTTGCGAGCTCAAGATTCCAAAGCGCAAGAATTAGCAAAAACCCTTATTCAAGCCTCAGAACTAGTAGGGGCCCTAAAAGCCTGTCGCCTTTATGCAGTATCTCAAGCTGCTGAAGGAGGCAATGAAGTTTGGGTTACTGAAATTTGGGATTCTAAAGCCGATCATCAGGCTTCTTTACAAATGCCAGAAGTGCTGGCTTTAATCAGTCAGGCCATGCCCCTATTGGATGGAGCCCCGCAAGGAGGCCAGGTTTTAGATCTTTTAGGAGGCTATATCCCAGCATCTTCAAAATCCTAA
- a CDS encoding DUF1572 family protein — MVSAYIESLRKEFERYKSLGEKTFAQLRDEDLFWHFNDESNSIAIIVNHLAGNMLSRWTDFLNSDGEKEWRHRDQEFEDKIKSRAELEERWNQGWTCLFEALDAVNESNFQQTIYIRSEAHSIIEAFHRQLGHYASHIGQIQYIGRMIKGADWQSLSIPKGESESFNAYMKQGKS, encoded by the coding sequence ATGGTTTCTGCTTATATCGAGAGCTTAAGAAAGGAGTTTGAACGCTATAAATCCTTGGGAGAAAAGACCTTTGCCCAATTAAGGGATGAAGATTTGTTTTGGCATTTTAATGATGAGAGCAATTCCATCGCCATAATCGTGAATCACTTGGCTGGGAATATGCTATCGCGTTGGACAGATTTTCTAAACAGCGATGGCGAGAAAGAATGGCGACATCGCGATCAAGAGTTTGAGGATAAAATTAAAAGTAGAGCGGAGCTAGAAGAACGCTGGAACCAAGGTTGGACCTGCTTATTCGAGGCCTTGGATGCGGTGAACGAAAGCAATTTTCAGCAGACCATTTACATCCGTTCGGAGGCCCATAGCATCATCGAAGCCTTTCATCGGCAATTAGGGCATTATGCTTCCCATATTGGGCAGATTCAGTACATCGGTCGGATGATTAAAGGGGCCGACTGGCAAAGCTTATCCATCCCCAAAGGAGAGTCGGAAAGCTTTAATGCCTATATGAAG